In the bacterium genome, one interval contains:
- a CDS encoding DUF1559 domain-containing protein produces the protein MRRGFTLIELLVVIAIIAILAAILFPVFAKAREKARQSSCLNNTKQMAIACLQYAQDYDEGLAPWFYAALGTTLYYPRFYDPYIKNAQVWTCPSRAGGTYSGSAYVMGAYPHYGYSCLICQATRGTASGSCPNWNGHKISTWDRPAETVLMAETCADDWPPTPGLGRTDLGSARCSMSTWLSGGNPYYNAFPHNEGRNIVLGDGHAKWYRRYGDTSLKFN, from the coding sequence ATGCGACGTGGCTTCACACTCATTGAACTGCTGGTTGTCATCGCGATCATCGCCATACTGGCCGCCATTCTCTTCCCGGTGTTCGCCAAAGCCCGGGAGAAGGCGCGCCAGAGCAGTTGCCTCAACAACACCAAGCAGATGGCCATCGCGTGTCTGCAGTATGCACAGGACTACGACGAAGGCCTGGCGCCGTGGTTCTATGCCGCGCTGGGGACCACGCTCTACTACCCCCGCTTCTATGACCCCTACATCAAGAACGCTCAGGTGTGGACCTGTCCCAGCCGTGCCGGTGGCACGTATTCCGGCTCGGCCTACGTGATGGGCGCGTACCCGCATTACGGCTACTCGTGCCTGATCTGCCAGGCCACGCGCGGCACGGCCTCCGGCAGTTGCCCCAACTGGAATGGGCACAAGATCTCGACGTGGGACAGGCCCGCCGAGACGGTGCTGATGGCCGAGACGTGTGCCGACGACTGGCCTCCGACGCCTGGCCTGGGCCGCACCGACCTGGGGAGCGCCCGCTGCTCCATGAGTACCTGGCTGTCGGGCGGGAACCCCTACTACAACGCCTTCCCCCACAACGAGGGGCGCAACATCGTCCTCGGCGATGGCCATGCGAAGTGGTACAGGCGCTACGGCGACACGAGCCTGAAGTTCAACTGA